One Cryptomeria japonica chromosome 9, Sugi_1.0, whole genome shotgun sequence genomic window carries:
- the LOC131858631 gene encoding uncharacterized protein LOC131858631, translating into MEKLLRENALVCKWKKLQYVPLEMDCSWVRIWNSPDNFLQYENYKRLEIFNTRWSSSPPSWFKLNFDGVARSGVAMGGGVIKDSLGNLVLAYARNFGSASSNMAEALALFWGLKLALTIDAKILVIKGDSKLIIEATKGVSGISWMVRNILKDIWSMIVWLEEFRIQHICREGNSVADSLVAAGLEMKGMRCWRHLASLSDK; encoded by the coding sequence ATGGAGAAGCTTCTTAGGGAGAATGCTCTGGTCTGCAAATGGAAAAAGCTGCAATATGTCCCTTTGGAGATGGATTGCAGTTGGGTTAGGATATGGAATTCGCCTGATAACTTCCTccaatatgaaaattataaaaggttGGAGATATTCAACACTAGATGGTCATCCTCTCCTCCCTCATGgtttaaactcaactttgatggtgtTGCTCGTAGTGGGGTTGCAATGGGAGGTGGAGTTATAAAGGACAGCTTGGGCAATTTGGTTTTGGCCTATGCTAGAAATTTTGGTTCAGCCTCGAGTAACATGGCTGAAGCCTTAGCGCTCTTTTGGGGTCTTAAATTGGCTCTCACTATTGACGCTAAAATATTGGTCATTAAGGGGGATTCTAAGCTGATCATTGAGGCGACTAAAGGTGTTTCTGGAATTAGCTGGATGGTTCGCAACATTCTCAAGGACATATGGTCTATGATTGTTTGGCTTGAGGAATTTCGCATTCAACATATTTGTAGAGAGGGAAATTCGGTGGCGGACTCCCTGGTTGCGGCGGGCCTTGAGATGAAAGGCATGAGGTGTTGGAGACACTTGGCATCACTTTCTGACAAATAG